A stretch of DNA from Bacillota bacterium:
GAGCCCCCAGTGGATGAGCGCAATCTGGGCCAAAAGGGGCGTCCCGCGGAAGAAGTCAACGTAGACTGCGGCCGGCCAGGAGACGATCTTCAATCGGGAAAGGCGAGCGACGGCTGTGAAGAGCCCGATCGCGGTTCCCAGGGCGGTGGTGATCACCGTGAGCCGCAGGGTGAGCCACGCCCCGCCCAGCAGGAACGGGAAGTAACGCTCCATGACTTCCAGATTGAGGGTCACGGGTGTCGGACCTCCCCTCACGCAAAGGGGAGGGGTGTGGAGCCACGCCCCTCCCCTTCGTTTGTGGGCCGGGATCTCACTTGCCGAAGAACTGGTTGTACAGCTCGTCGTACCTGCCACTGGCCTTGATGGCGGCCAGGGCGCGGTTGATCTTGGCGTGCAGATCGGTGTCTTCCTTGCGCATGGCCATGCCCAGGTATTCCACGTTGATGGGCTGACCGATCACGAAGGGATCGCCCGGGTTGGCTTTAACGTGCTCCACCGCTACCGGCAGGTCGAGCACGCAGGCCACGGCGCCGCCGATCTTCACCTCATTGATGGCATCGGGGGTGCTCTTGAACTTCTTGATGTTCACCAGCTTCTTACCCTCGCCCTTGAGCTTCTCGTTGAGCTTCTCCATGGCGAACTGGCCGGTGGTGTTGACCTGCACGGAAACGTCCTTGCCGGCCAGGTCATCAGGCCCCTTGATGCCCGCGTCCTTGTGGGACATGATGACCTGCCCGGACTTGAAGTAGGGGTCCGAGAAAGTCACGGCCAGGGCCCGTTCGTCGGTGATGGTCATACCGGAGATGATGAGGTCGATTTCCTTGGCCAGCAAAGCCGGGATGAGCCCGTCCCAGGCCATGTTGCGGATGTCGGCCTTGAACCCGGCTTCGTCGGCAATGGCCCGGATCAGGTCCATGTCGAATCCCTTCAACTCGCCCGTCTTTTCGTCTACCCACTCAAAGGGCGGGTAGGCCGCTTCCGTCCCCACCTTCACCACCGGTTTCTCCGGCTGGGGCGGGGGCTGCTGGGCTGCCGGCGGCGCCGCCGGTTGCTCAGCCTTCTGGGCGCATCCGGCCAGTCCCAGCAGCAGGCCGGCCGCCAGCAGCAGGGCCAGTGCCTTTTTCACGATGGATCCCCCCTCCGGTGAATATCGCGCCGTTTTCTTTTCGCCGCGGGGAGGACAATTCCTGCCTATGAGGGCATTTCTCCCCAAAAGTCGATGGGGAGGGGCTGCCGCTGCCTTCCGGATAGGAGGGAGGCTTCGCGGAGCACGACCGGTCCCTGGCCAGCATCGACCACCAGGGAGGGATAGGTGAGCACCTGGGCCACCATGGCACCCCGGGGCGGGCCCAGGAGTTCGACCTCCAGCTTCCCGCGGGCGAGTTGCTCGGCAGGGGGCCCCGTCAGGCGGAGCTCGTACCCGGCCGTCCTCTGCTCACCGGCGCTGACGAGAAGGTAGATCCGGCGCCGGTACGAGGTGACATACACCCCCGGCGCCGCGCTCTCGACTCGCTGGCGCAGTTGATCGGGGACTTCCTGCCGGGCCAGCACGCGGGGCATCTGCGCCGACACATCGACCACCTCACCATCACGCTATGCGGGTGCGGGCCTCAGGCTCCTTTTGCCGGGGGGAGCGGCGGGGGTTGGGTGGGCAGGCGGCGCTTGTGTTCGGAGACCAGGTGCATGCGCTCGATGCACCGGCGTACGTCCACTGCCGCCTCGCCGGTGAGCAGGTAGCGGTCCAGGTCGGAGTAACTGAGGCCCATTTCCCCTTCGTCGGTCTGACCGGGCCACAGCCCTGCGGTGGGAGGTTTGCTGATGATGGGCTCGGGAACGCCCAGGTGGCGGGCGAGCTCCCGCACCTGGCTCTTGACCAGACCGGCCAGGGGCAGGATGTCCACGCCTCCATCCCCGTACTTGGTGAAGTACCCCACGTGCAGCTCGCTGAGGTTGCCGGTTCCCACCACCAGGAGGTTGTAGGTGTTGGCGTAGTAGTACAGGGCGATCATGCGCAGGCGGGGTTTGAGGTTGGCCAGGGCCAGGCGGTGGCGCTCGGGGGGACCGCCGGCGGGCAGGGTGGCGCGGAGGGCCCGGTAGGGCTCGTCCAGGGGTATGGTGACGGGCTGGAGGCCGAGGGCTCCGGCCACCAGGTCCGCGTCCTGCAGGTCGGCGGGGTCGCTCTCGCAGGGCAGGATGAGGGTGTGGGCCGCTTGCGGGAAAGCCCGCCTGCAAAGGGCGGCGACCGTGGCCGAGTCCACGCCGCCGCTCAGGCCCACCACGGTTCCCCGGGTTCCCGATTCTTCCACCTGTTCCCGTATCCACCGCACCAGGTGCTCTGCCAGTCTCGCGGTGTCCATCCCGTTCCTCCTTTCCAGGATCACTCAGTAGTTGTACGTGTCGGGCGGCGGGTCCTCCCTGCTATGTCAGTTCCGTGACGGGGACCGCGCCGGGCACGCCAGGTGCCCTAACTGGGAATATGTCCCTCAACAATGGGTACAATAAGGGGCGACGGTTACCATATTGTAGGAGAAGGAGTGTAGCAGGATGGAGGACGCGGAGAAGCTGTTCTACCAGGACATGCGGGAGAAGCGGGTGTCGGCGGCCGGTGCCCGCCACAAGAAGGGGAAGAAGGGGCGCGTGGGCAGGGTGGTCACGCCCTCCGACGTGTCCGGTCCGGAGTACCGCCAGGGGGGGCAGACGCTCAGCTACAACGTGACCGAGCTGGTGGGGGTGCTGAGCCAGAGCCCCGCCCTCAAGGAGGCGCTCCTGGGTCGACTGGACGAGGAGTACCGCACCTACCGGCTGGCCGTCGAGCGCACCGTGGAGGCCGTGAACCAGCTGCTGGGGGCAGCCCTGCAGTCGACCCACCGCCAGGTCCACGAGCTGGCGAATCGGGTGCAGGCGCTGGAGAACGTCCTGGCCGAGGACCGGGGGATGGCCTACGGGGTGGACGGCCCGGCGGTCGCAGATCCCCTGGAGGAGATAGCGGGCGGGAGCCACCGGGGTGCGCCCGGGCGGCCCGCGCGTAAGCGCATCCGCTGGGGGTCTACGCCCGAGGAGATCAAGAGCACCACCTTCCGGGTCCTGGAGGGGCTGCAAAAGAGCGGGGAGCGCATCACGGTGGGACTCATCCGGGCGCGCACTCCCAGCATGATGCGCTGGCTGTATGGCGAGAAGGCGGTGTTCGCCGGTCTCAGGGGCCTGATGGAGGAATACCAGCAGCACATGTCCCACGCCGCCGGGTCGTAGCCCGGCGGCCCGGAGCCGCAGCCTGCAGCAAGCGCGGTTCGCCTGGCGCCGTGGCCAGCGGCCTGCAGGTGAGCGGGGGTCCCGGGGCGAAACAGCACGGTGAGAAGCCCGGCGGGGGGCGAACGCGACGAGAGCCGTGCTGTTCGACTTTGGTAGCACCCTGACCGTGTGCCCCGCCTGGATGGACCTGGAACTCGACACCCTGGTGGACGTGGTCCTGGCCGGTCTGGCCGGCAGGGGGTGGCCGGTTCCCCGGGAGGTGGACCACCAGCGGGGCAGGCGGATGCTCCGGCACCTGCGTGAGGTAGCCCGGACGACCTGGATGGAATGCCCCGCCCGGCGTTGCGTGCAGGCTATCCTGCCCGCGCTGGGTGTGCCAGTTCCGCCCGGTTCCGTGCTCGACCGGGTGCTGGAGGACGTTTACGGGAGGCTGCTCCCCGAGGTGAGCTGGGTGCCGGGCAGCCGGCAGCTTCTGGCCTCCCTGGCCGGGGAGGGAGTGGCCCTCGGCCTGGTGTCCAACGCTGCATATGCCCCCCTTATCCGCCGGGTGCTGGGCGAGGCCGGGGTCGCCCTCCTCTTCGGGACGGTAATCATTTCTGCGGAGCTGGGGTGGAGAAAGCCGCACCCCGCCCCCTTCTTGCGTGCCCTGGGGGATCTGGGGGTGGCTCCCGGAGAAGCGTGCCACGTGGGCGATCACTTCCACCAGGACGTGGTGGGTGCGGCCCGCGCCGGCATCCGGCCCGTGTGGATCAGCGCCGCGGGCGGGGACGGGACCGGGTACCCCCCGTTGTACGACCGGGCGGCGGGTGTCCCCGAGCCCTCCGGGCCGGCGACCCTTGCCCGCCTTCCCGGTGGGGCGACGCCGGTGGTGGTGCCCGACCTGCGCGGGGCGGCGGAGTTCGTCCTGGGCGCGATCAGGGAGAATGGTAAAGAAGGGCCACGTCGCTGAGGTCGGTGGTGGTGCGCACGGGCGGAAGGGTGCGCATGAGGAAGCGACCGTAGTGACGGGTGGCCAGCCGGTGGTCGAGGACCACCACGGCGCCCCGGTCTGACCGGCTGCGGATGAGGCGCCCGAATCCCTGTTTCAGCTTGATGGCTGCCCGCGGCAGGCTGTATTCGCGGAAGGGGTCCTTGCCCAGGGCCCGCAGGTGCTCGCAGCGCGCTTCCACCAGGGGCTCGTCCGGCACCTCGAAGGGTAACCGGGCGATGATCACGCAGGAGAGGGCTTCTCCAGGCACGTCCACTCCTTCCCAGAAGGAGTCCACCCCGAAGAGCACCGACCCCGGGTGGCGCCGGAATCCTTCCAGCAGGGCATCCCGGGACGCGTCCCCCTGGCGCAGAGGGGTGTATCCCATCTCCTCCAGGTGGGGCGCCACCTCCTGGTACACCTGATTCATGGCCTGGTACGAGGTGAAGAGCACGAAGGCCCTTCCCCGGGAGATGGCCACGATTTCCCGCACCTTCTCGGCCACGTAGGAAAGGTACCCGGGCCGACCGGGGTCGGTCGACCTGGCGTCCTCGGGGACGCACAACAGCGCCTGCTCCCGGTAATCGAAGGGGGATCCCAGCACCAGCCCCTCATACTCCCCCAGGCCGAGGGAAGAGGCGGTATACGAGAAGTCTCCGCCTGCAGCCAGGGTGGCTGAGGTCAGGATCGCGCTGCGCGTGCGCGAGAACAGCAGATCGGCCAGGACCTGGGCCACCGAAACGGGCGCACAGCACAGGGCCACCCCCCCGTAGCGCATGCCCGGGGTGGGCTCCAGCCAGTACGCGCAGTCAGGGTCGGCCAGCGCAGCCGCCTGCTCCAGTTCCTCCCCCAGGGTGCGGCAGCGGAAGGCCTGGTTGGCGGCCAGCCGGGAAGTTTCTTCCGAGAGGCCCATTTCGGCCAGCTGGTCCAGAGCTTCGGCCAGACGAACGAGGTCGGCCAGGGGTCCCTCGTATCCTGCCAGGGGTGACCGGAGCCGCAGGGCCCGTCCTCCGCCCGGGGCGGCGGCCAGCATCCGGCCCAGGTAATCGAAGAAGCGGGCGGCGGAGTCGCGCAGCCCCGCCAGCACCCGGTCGTAGCGGACGAGGGTGCGTTCGCTCAGGGCTCGTTTCACATCGGGTCGGCGGACGAGATCCTCCACCGATTCCGCCAGCCAGGCCAGGCGGTAACCGGTGAGCCGCGTGCCCAGGTGATCTGCCGCTACCCGCTCCAGGTGGTGGGCCTCGTCGCATATCACCACATCGTGGGATACGAGCACGCCCGCGCCGCCCGTTTCCCGGCGCACCCTCAGATCGGCGCAAAGCAGGGCGTGATTGGTCACCAGCAGGTGGGCCTCGTCCTGACGCCTGCGCGCCCGCCGGAAGAAGCATTCCTGGCGGAAGGGGCACTTCTCTCCCACACACTGGTCGCTATCGCTCTGCACCCTGGCCCACACCTCACCCGGGACGGGAAAGGGCAGATCGGCGCGGTCGCCGCTGGCGTCACGCTGGCCCGCCCACCGGGCCAGTTCACTGACGGCTTCGTCTGCCTGGTTGGCCACCACGCCCAGGCTGAGTTGCTGCTCGCGCGCCATGCTTTCGGCCTGCAGTCGCCTCCGGCACAGGTAGTGGTTTCTCCCCTTGACCAGCACTGCCCGGAGGGGCGGGGCGTCGAGGCCTTCCAGGACGTGCTCTACCGCAGGGATGTCTTTCCCGAGCAGCTGTTCCTGCAGGTTGATGGTGTGGGTGGTGATGACCACGTGTTCGCCCCGGCCCAGGGCCCAGATGGCGGCGGGGAACAGGTAGGCCAGGGACTTCCCCACGCCGGTACCGGCTTCCACCAGGCCGTGGTGGCCCTCCTGCAGGCATTTCCATACCAGGCGAGCCATCTCCAGCTGCTGCGGACGCTCTTCGTACGCCGGCAGTACCCCGGCGAGCAGCCCGCCCGGCATGAAGATAGCTTCCAGGAGCGACTCATCGAGGGTTAGGGCCAAGAGATTCCCCCCTGTCCGGCTAGATTTTGCCACAGGTCCCCGCCAGGCCGCAACGCATGCCGGTGTGTGGTCGGCAGGCCGGTTCTGCTTGCGGGTTGCGAACGGGCGTGTGAAAACCCCTTGACAGCAAGAGCGAACACCTGTTATACTAGAACTGCAGTTCGAATGAACAGGGAGGGCGGGGCAGCATGGATCGTGTGATTTACCTGTGGCTCCAGGGCGGTATTGCCCTGGCCCACCTTTTCGCCCGCACGGAGCCCGCGGACGGGGGGAACACCCCGGTGGCGCCCCCGCAGGGAAGCGCGCTGCCGGAGACCCGCCCGGAACCCCTTCTCGTCTGTCACCAGGGGCGGCTGGTCGATACTTCTGCGGAGGTTTCCGGCCTCCGGGTGGGGGAGAGGCGTTCCCGCCTGGGGCAGTTCTGCCCGGGGGCCTCGGTGGTGGCGTACGATGCCGGGGTATGCGGGGCTCGAGCCCGTGATTTCTGGGATCTGGGCACCACCCTTTCGCCGGTGGTCGATCCGGAGGCGGAAAACCGGGTGTACCTGGGGTGGAACACGGCGTGGCCGGAGCGGCTCGATCGCGGGGTAGTTGCCCTGGCGGAGAAGGTGGTACCCGCCCTGGGATACCGCCTGCTGGGAGCCCTCGCCTCCAGCAAGGTGGTGGCCCGGGGGGCGGTGCAGTGGCTCTACGATGCCCTGGGTGAGGGCAGGCCCCCCCGGTTGCCCGGGTCGGACCGGGGTAACCGGCTGGTACCGGTTGGACGGGGGGGTGCTGCGGGCTGGTGGCTGGAACTGGGCCTCCGGGGGGAAGCGGAGTTCTGGGCCTCCCTTCCCGTGCGGTACCTGTGGCCGTTACCGGAAGACGTGGTAGAGCGATTCCTGCGGCTGGGATTGTATCGCATCGGGGATGTGGCCGGGTTGGGGGCGGAGACCCTGTCCCTCAAGTTCGGTGCCCTGGGGGGCGATATCGCCCGCCTGGCCCGGGGGGAAGGGCCGGATGATGTGCAGTCCCGTCATCCGCCGGAGAGGGTAGAGCGCCAGCTCAGCTTCACCGCCCCGGTGTACGACTACGGGACGGTGGCCAGAGGGTTGAGATGGCTGGCCCGGGAAGCGGCGGCCGCCCTGCAGCAGAAGGGATATGGCACGCGGGATCTGGTGCTGGAAGTGGAGTGGGAAGGGGGTGTGCGCACCCGGGAGGAGCGCCGGTTGCCCCGGGGGGAAGGTGATCCCGCGCGGCTGGCCCTGCTCACCGGGCTGCTCTGGGAGCGGCTGCTCCTGGGCGGGCGGGGACGGCCCGCTGCCACCGCTGGCCGGGCCGGGCCCGCCCTGCCGGCGGCGCGCGGTCGCGTTCCGGGTGGAGGGGTGCAGGCGGTGCGGGTGGTGGCAGGAGGCCTGGAAGAGGCGTGGTTCGGGCAGTTGCAGCTTTTCCCCGGCGACCAGCCCACTTCCTCGGAACCCGCCGCCGAAAGGTTGCAGGCGGTTCTGGAGAGCCTGCGGGAGAGGTATGCCCGCGAAGTCGTGCGCGTGGGGATGACCCCCACCCGTCGCCAGTTGATGCTCTCCTTCTACGCCTGACCGCCACCCGGGGTGGCCTTCCCGGCGACAGTGCGCCCTAGGCCGGTACCTCCTGATGGCGCATGGGGGGAGTCTTGCCCGTGCCGTACCATGCTCCTGTCGTGCGCTGGGCCCGCGAACAGGGGCTTCCCCTGCCCCTGGGGATCGTGCGCGACCACCGTTTCCTGCCGGTGGTGGACGTCCTCGATCGCTGGGCGGAGACGGGGAGGTGGTGGGAAGGCGAAGAAGGGGAAACCATCTATTTCCGGGTCCGGCTGGCCGATGGCAGCGTCCGCGAACTGAGCTGCCCGGTCGGTCGCAGGGCTACAGGGGGCGGGGGATCCTGGTTCGGCGGGAGAGCCAGTGGGTCACCGCTAGGGCCACGAGCAGGGACGAGCCCCCGCCCATCGCAAAAGCCCAGCCCGCTCCCCAGCGGTCGGCCAGGGTACCGGCGAACAGGTTCCCCAGGGGGCCGGTGCCCTGCATGAGCATGCTGTAGACGCTCATGGCCCGTCCCCTCATCTGGGGCGGTACGCTCACCTGAATGGTGCTGTTGGCGGAAGCGGTGAAGGTTATCATGCTCCAGCCCACGACCACCAGGAGGGGCACCAGGACCGGGAAGGACAGTCCCCACGGCATGGGGCCGGTGATGATCCCCAGGACGGTTTCCACACCGGTGAAGGCGAACAGGGCTCCCCAGAGGAGCCTGGCACGGGGCCCACCCTGGCTGATGGCGGCCAGGGCCAGCGCCCCAGCCAGGGCCCCCGCGCCCTGGGCGGAGAGGAGAAAGCCGAAGCCCTCCGACCCGGTGTGCATCTCCTGGCGGGCCAGCACGGGGAGGAGCGTCTGGAAGTTCATGGCCAGCATGCTGGTTGCTCCGGCCGTCAAGAACACGGCCAGCACGTAGGGGCTCCGCCATATGTAGGAGAGACCCGCTCCGATATCCTGGAGCAGCACCATGCGACCGGGGGTGGGGTGCTCTTCCAGGTTGATCAGGGCCAGGCTTAAGAGCACGGCCAGGAAGCTGACCCCGTTGGCCACGAAAGCCCAGCCCGTACCGGTGGCGGCGATGAGGAGCCCGGCCACCGATGGTCCGATGAGGCGGGCCACGTTGAAGCTGGTGGAGTTGAGGGCGATGGCGTTCAGGATGTCTTCCCGCCCCACCAGGTCCATGATCATGGACTGGCGGGCCGGGGTATCGAAGGAGGTGATGACACCCAGCAGGGTGGCCAGTATCATGATGTGGGCCGCCGTGACCCGCCCGGTGAGGGTGAGCGCAGCCAGGACGAAGGCCAGGATCATGGCGGCGGCCTGGGTGACCATCACCAGCTTGCGGCGGGGGAGGCGATCGGCCACCGCTCCGGCGGGGAGGGCCAGGAAGAAGATAGGGGTGAACTGGAGGGCTCCCACCACCCCCAGCAGGAAGGGGGAGTTGGTCAGCTCCAGCACCAGCCAGGACTGGGCCACGCGCTGCATCCAGGTGCCGATGAGGGAAATGCACTGCCCTATCCAGTACAACCGGAAGTTGCGGTGTCTGAGAGCGGCAAAGGGGCTGCGGATGGCCAATCGCGATCCTCCAGTTACTTCGGGAACCTCAATTTCGCCTATTCCAGAGGACGTCCCCTCATTCCTGCAGGAACCGGTCGCTGGATGGGGAAACCATTGATGCCGGGAGGTGAGGGCTTGAAGGCACTTTTGCAAGCGCTGGTGGCGGGCAAGCCGGCGGACTACGTGGAGGCCCGCTACGAGGAGAGCACCACCGTACGCGTCGTTTACCGGGGGCCGCGGCTGGAGACGGTGGCAGAGTCCGTCCTCTCGGGGGGAGCCGTCCGGGCTCTGGTGAACGGGGGCTGGGGCTTCGTCTCCTTCAACCGCCCCGATGACGCCGGGGAGCTGGTGGGCGCTGCTCTTACCGCTGCGGGGCAGGTGGGCCGGGAGCGGGGCGAGAAGGTTGTACTGGCGCCTGTCGATCCCGTGGAGGCCGAGGTGCGCCTGGACCCGGGGGAAGACCCCCGCCAGGTGAGCCTGGCCCGCAAGGTGGAAGTTATGGGCGACTACAACCGGCGCATCATGTCCTGGGGTCCGCCCGTGAGCAGTT
This window harbors:
- a CDS encoding basic amino acid ABC transporter substrate-binding protein, whose product is MKKALALLLAAGLLLGLAGCAQKAEQPAAPPAAQQPPPQPEKPVVKVGTEAAYPPFEWVDEKTGELKGFDMDLIRAIADEAGFKADIRNMAWDGLIPALLAKEIDLIISGMTITDERALAVTFSDPYFKSGQVIMSHKDAGIKGPDDLAGKDVSVQVNTTGQFAMEKLNEKLKGEGKKLVNIKKFKSTPDAINEVKIGGAVACVLDLPVAVEHVKANPGDPFVIGQPINVEYLGMAMRKEDTDLHAKINRALAAIKASGRYDELYNQFFGK
- the nadE gene encoding NAD(+) synthase; the protein is MDTARLAEHLVRWIREQVEESGTRGTVVGLSGGVDSATVAALCRRAFPQAAHTLILPCESDPADLQDADLVAGALGLQPVTIPLDEPYRALRATLPAGGPPERHRLALANLKPRLRMIALYYYANTYNLLVVGTGNLSELHVGYFTKYGDGGVDILPLAGLVKSQVRELARHLGVPEPIISKPPTAGLWPGQTDEGEMGLSYSDLDRYLLTGEAAVDVRRCIERMHLVSEHKRRLPTQPPPLPPAKGA
- a CDS encoding MFS transporter; the protein is MAIRSPFAALRHRNFRLYWIGQCISLIGTWMQRVAQSWLVLELTNSPFLLGVVGALQFTPIFFLALPAGAVADRLPRRKLVMVTQAAAMILAFVLAALTLTGRVTAAHIMILATLLGVITSFDTPARQSMIMDLVGREDILNAIALNSTSFNVARLIGPSVAGLLIAATGTGWAFVANGVSFLAVLLSLALINLEEHPTPGRMVLLQDIGAGLSYIWRSPYVLAVFLTAGATSMLAMNFQTLLPVLARQEMHTGSEGFGFLLSAQGAGALAGALALAAISQGGPRARLLWGALFAFTGVETVLGIITGPMPWGLSFPVLVPLLVVVGWSMITFTASANSTIQVSVPPQMRGRAMSVYSMLMQGTGPLGNLFAGTLADRWGAGWAFAMGGGSSLLVALAVTHWLSRRTRIPRPL
- a CDS encoding HAD family hydrolase, producing the protein MLFDFGSTLTVCPAWMDLELDTLVDVVLAGLAGRGWPVPREVDHQRGRRMLRHLREVARTTWMECPARRCVQAILPALGVPVPPGSVLDRVLEDVYGRLLPEVSWVPGSRQLLASLAGEGVALGLVSNAAYAPLIRRVLGEAGVALLFGTVIISAELGWRKPHPAPFLRALGDLGVAPGEACHVGDHFHQDVVGAARAGIRPVWISAAGGDGTGYPPLYDRAAGVPEPSGPATLARLPGGATPVVVPDLRGAAEFVLGAIRENGKEGPRR
- a CDS encoding helicase C-terminal domain-containing protein — its product is MALTLDESLLEAIFMPGGLLAGVLPAYEERPQQLEMARLVWKCLQEGHHGLVEAGTGVGKSLAYLFPAAIWALGRGEHVVITTHTINLQEQLLGKDIPAVEHVLEGLDAPPLRAVLVKGRNHYLCRRRLQAESMAREQQLSLGVVANQADEAVSELARWAGQRDASGDRADLPFPVPGEVWARVQSDSDQCVGEKCPFRQECFFRRARRRQDEAHLLVTNHALLCADLRVRRETGGAGVLVSHDVVICDEAHHLERVAADHLGTRLTGYRLAWLAESVEDLVRRPDVKRALSERTLVRYDRVLAGLRDSAARFFDYLGRMLAAAPGGGRALRLRSPLAGYEGPLADLVRLAEALDQLAEMGLSEETSRLAANQAFRCRTLGEELEQAAALADPDCAYWLEPTPGMRYGGVALCCAPVSVAQVLADLLFSRTRSAILTSATLAAGGDFSYTASSLGLGEYEGLVLGSPFDYREQALLCVPEDARSTDPGRPGYLSYVAEKVREIVAISRGRAFVLFTSYQAMNQVYQEVAPHLEEMGYTPLRQGDASRDALLEGFRRHPGSVLFGVDSFWEGVDVPGEALSCVIIARLPFEVPDEPLVEARCEHLRALGKDPFREYSLPRAAIKLKQGFGRLIRSRSDRGAVVVLDHRLATRHYGRFLMRTLPPVRTTTDLSDVALLYHSP
- a CDS encoding protease complex subunit PrcB family protein — encoded protein: MSAQMPRVLARQEVPDQLRQRVESAAPGVYVTSYRRRIYLLVSAGEQRTAGYELRLTGPPAEQLARGKLEVELLGPPRGAMVAQVLTYPSLVVDAGQGPVVLREASLLSGRQRQPLPIDFWGEMPS